A region of the Arachis hypogaea cultivar Tifrunner chromosome 15, arahy.Tifrunner.gnm2.J5K5, whole genome shotgun sequence genome:
ATTTTTATTCTCGATACTCGAATTGCGTATACTTGACTAGAAGATTATAATGTCTTGCTACCTTGGCTATAGCGACACTTTGGTCGGATGGGCTCTTATATGAAGCCATAGTTAATTATCAAAATGACATCTCACTAAGTTGAGTTGGTTGACTGGAAAGCTCACCAGTCGGGTTCAAATTACGCATTGTGTATGCATCTACTCATCAGCCAATAATAGATCAGAATTCCGATTTACAACGGATTAGTTTTTGGTCTGCCAAGCAGAGAGATATTGTGAGGAACCAAGGGAGGATATAAGTAGAAAGTTGTGGGATGTGAATTAATATGATTTAGGAAAATGTGATTTGATTTAGAGGGAACCAAAATTTTGGGTACTTATGCTGTATAATTTAGCCATGAAATAAAACTGATTTGCAGGGATGCAATAATGGAGTACTCAAGGCAGATAAAGGTATTGGGGAGCCTTTTATTTGGATTGTTATCAGAAGCACTTGGACTGAACCCTGAATATCTTGAAAGCATAGATTGTGCAAAAGGGCATTCAATTCTGTGTCACTATTATCCACCATGTCCTCAGCCTGAACTCACTCTTGGCACTACCAAACACTCAGATCCTGGCTTTCTCACAATTCTGCTCCAAGATCACATTGGTGGCCTACAAGTTTTGTGGCAAAATCAGTGGATCAATGTTCCCCCTGTTCATGCTGCTTTGGTAGTTAACATTGGAGATATGCTACAAGTGAGTCCAATATTTTTCCAATCTATTAAAATCTTtcagtttttaactttttatagaGAGATGATATTTCATTTCAACCCTATATTTGATCATTTTAAATCTCAATTGTTTGTTCTCTATATGACGTGTGAATCTTCCGTGGAATCAGCCATCGATACAATTATTAAGTTAAGGCACCTACATTACACCTTTTTGACAGGATGTTTAAGCACTGGACTACCGTTTATGACATGTGAATCCTTTCCAATAGATGCATAATTTATAATGTAACTAGAGCAGAATCATATATCGTGTAATAATCTTAATTTATGTTACCATTTGCAGCTGATATCTAATGACAAATTGAAAAGCGTGGAGCACCGTGTTGTGGCAAACCATAGAGGGCCAAGGGTATCAGTTGCATGCTTCTTCACTCTTGATAACCCATCACAAAGAATATATGGCCCCATCAAGGAGTTACTTTCACAAGATAACCCCCCTCTGTATAGGGATACATTGTTACAAGATTTTAATGCTTATTACTATAACAAGGGACTTGGTGGCAATTCTGCTCTTTATCATTTTTTGTTGCAAAGGTAAAAAAAGGATATCACAAAATATGGTTTTAAAGAACATAATATAGGGCTCAAACACTTGCTATATCAACACATCATATTCACATTTCTAAAGCTACTTAGAGATTAATGTATGTTGTCCAGAGTAGTATACTTGTTAGAAATAGCAATGTTCATCACTCATGATCATTCTATCTCCAGTCTCCATCAACAAGAATCTATGCCCCCATAAGGGAGCTATTGTCTCAAGATAATCCTTCTCTCTTAATGGGGAAACATTATTGCAGGATTACAGAGCATACTTTTATGACAAAGCACTTGATGGAAATTCAGCTCTTTACCATTTTCAGTTACACAGATAGATATTAAGCATCATGCACCTGCATCTGAATGATATTAAGCACTGGTCTTGTTTTCATTATATTATAGTTatactatattttgttttaaaaaaaatgtctcCTGAATAAGCATATATATTATTACCATAATGCTATTGAATGATATTAATAGATCATAAGTTTGAGTGTGGCTTTCTAATGCTGCAAACATCTGCTCTGAAGAATTTTTGGCAATTGATATCAAACAAAATCAAGAACTTGTAAACTTACCGACTGAAGTTCCAACTTAATTCTAGTTTTGCTTTCTTCttagtttcatttttttattgtgtctCGCTAATGTTTAAGCTAAGGATGAGAGAATCCCACTTTCTTTTGTGTAGTCCTTAATttgatcaaaatattttttttcatttgaaataaaataacttaCTGTCTTTGGAAAAAAAACATACGCTTTGCTTTTACGATATCAATTAATAttgattttagaaaataaaacagaTAATAGTTTCAAAAATGTCGAAATGAAAAATCAAATACTTCCAGACAataccaaaataataataataaataaataaataaataaataatcaaaaacagaagaaacaaaCGAAAAAATTCCAGACAAATTCATATTTGGGCCACTGTGAAGTTTTGTTTTTGGAGATTGGCCTTTCAATCTTAAATAAAACTGCATTAGACTTGGATCATGTTAGATGACAGCCTGGTTTTTGTGTTAAGAAACAAAAATCTGTTTTATAAATCTAATTGTGTTATCCGGATTTATTTTTGGGTAAAGGCCAATACGTAAATGGAAGTAGTATATTTTTAAGTTTCTAACACTGATAAAGtccaaaaagaaaaagtttcTAACAGTCAGTAACAGGGGGAACATTGAATTTGTCCTCTCTATGTTAGAACTAACGTGGTCAATAAGAGGTGTATATGTAATGGTAAATTATACGGTAGAGAGATTAATTTATAGAGAGATAAAGATATTTCGTAAGATGTAGCTTCAGTTTGACACGTAGTTCTGTGATTGTTGTCAGATACAGGAGTAGAATGGCTCAATTGGTGAGCCGCACTGTGCACGAGGCCATAGAATATCGGTTACGGGAACGCTATGAGGTAGGAGCAAGTGTTGCTTATGGGCCTGGTTGAATATGAGTTTGGACTTTGGAGAAGATGaaccttgtttattttcttttattaacgtTTGTCTGTTTGTGGACCCGTAATGTATGTATGTTTTTTTTCATGAGAGTATAGACTATAGAAGTGGCCGAGGCATGTGATTCGGTGGCAAAAGTATTTGCCTCAAATCAAAGTCACACAAATTTGAATTCTAACAGTGGTTGGTAACTAGGTTAGTGTGTGAGTAGATGTATAAGTGTGTAATTTAGGATTGGGGGTTATTCAATCTATCGACTAAAAAAGACTATAAAAAAATAATGCGAACGATTTTATTGTATTATAACTTACAAGAATAATATGAAGCcggacaataataataataataataatataatatattacaaGAATAATGTGAATCCTGATAATATtatctataataatatatataaagaggATAAAAAAGTTTAGTGTCCAACTCCTACTTAGCCATCATAATCCTATTAAGAAAGAGTAATTAATATAACTATCATTTATAAAAggtcaaaaatataattattagataatttttatctttttatttcacGCATAATTTTCATTCACATTGTCGTCttctttattttattctcttttttcaaatcttcatctatttttaggtaaaaaatataattattagataatttttttattcatattacagttatttttttattttacgcaTAATTTTCATTCACATCGTCCTTTTCATTATTCTATTCTCTCCTTTCAGATCTTCATCTATTTTTATAATATTCTTCTTTTGTATCTTTATATCTTTCTTTtacttattaaattaattatatattaaaatactgGCATGAGTTTAATGATGATTATCATTTCGAAGAGACATTTTTAATTAGGTACAAGATTTGCAACACTTGATTGGTTCAAGGAAGTGATAAAGAACCTATTATTTTTAAGGACAAAGAACAAAAATAGAtcaagaatgataaaaaaattattagagtgGAATGTAGAGCTGAGAAGTGTCCTTTTCTAGTGTATGTGTCCAAAAATACTTCACTTATGTACTTCTAAATAAAGACATACAAGGCTAAACATACTTGTGGCAGAAATTTAGGAAGTAATGCTCTTGAAACATTGGCTAAGCAATAAGATTGAGAAGAGGTTAGTTACACATCCTCACATGAATAGAAAAGAAGCCATTGCTTTATTCAAAGAGGAGTTTGATTTGCATCCACATGAGAAGATGCTATATAGGACTTTAAGGGAAACAAGAGAGAAGATTGCAGGGAGTGAGAAAGAACAATATAGCAGATTGAGGAATTATCTATCTGAGATATTGAGGAGTAATCCTGGGTCAACTGCTTTATTGGAGGTGATTCCGATTCGACAGCCCTCCCTCTTCCCCTGCCCCCCTCCGGATATTTGATAAGGTGTACATATGCTTAGATGCATGCAAGCAAAGTTTTAAAAGTGGTTGTAGATTTTAATACACCTTGATGGATGCTTTTTGAAAGACTACTTTGGGGTACAATTGCTTTCTGCCACGGAACAAGACGCAAACAACCATTTCTATGTCATTGCCTATGCGGTTGTGCAGTCGGATACTAAGGAGTCATGGAAATGGTTCTTGAATTTGCTTGAAGAAGACTTAGGAAATGCATCACTTTATGGATGGAATTTTATGAGCAATCAACAAAAAATAACTTACTATAATTGtatatttattgattaattaaacaaatgttcagattttagtttttttatatcAATGTATATACACTTGTTGCAGGGACTAAGAGAAGCATTAAAGGATGTCATACCAAATGCACCCCATCACAATTGTGTCATGCATATGTGGAAGAACTTCATCAATCAATTTAAGAATTCATAAGTGAAGAGAGCATATGGGAGTGTGCAAATTGTACAACTCCCTCAGAGTTTGTAGAAAtgatagagaaaataaaaaagatcaatgAAGATGCTTTGACTTATCTAACTAGGTTTAATCCAAGGGCATGGGTGAAAGCCTACTTTTGTCATGGTCCCAAAATATAGTCTGGAAAATAACATGTGCGAATCATGGAATGCAAAAATTGAGAAATATTGATGCAAGCTGATTCTAACTATGTGCGAGGAGTTGAGATGCTATCTGATAAGAATGATGACTAAGCACATAACACTGTTGGCCCCATACATTGATAAGATTGCACATGTACAGCAAAAGAGACTTGATCGCATGATCAAACCAAGCAACAGATGGAGTACTGAGTGGATTGGTGACCATGATAGGAAAAGATTTCAGGTGAGCTGGAGGAACTTATAAAGCACACATGCTCGTGCAATAGATGACAATTAATTGGTAATAATTACTTCGCTTATCAACTTGTGCATCATCATTTATTCTCAACTGTTTTGTACTAATATTGCCTTCTATTGCATATGCAGGAATGCCTTGTCTTCATGCAATTGATGCTATCCGCAAGAGACATGATAAACCAGAGGATTATGTCCACAAATGGTTGTGCATGGACTTCTTTCATGCAACATACAGACACTACATTCAACCAGTACCATCTTAAGACAAAGAAAGCGAAGCGTGCCACCAACTCTAACCAAGCACAAGCTGAGCTGACACTGTTTCAGTCTGCACCTCAACCAGAAATAATATCCAGGGATATATCTGCCCCCTCTCCCCTCCCCCGATAAAAAATGAAGGATttagttatcttttattttttctcatgGACTATTTTgtccattttattttttgttagggTCATATAGTTGTCAAATTAATTTCTTATGAACCCTATCATAACAACTATGTGACACACTCTTGTATTGTCATTGTTTAGGGTGGGAAACAAAGTACCCCTGAGACAACCATAAAAACCAAACAGTAGTGAGTAAATTCCAAACTTTgagactaatttttttattattgctaATTTCGCGAAAGTGCATAATTTTTTGCATGCTAACATAAATTTTACTGTCAATCAACAACAACTTCAACCAGCAAGCACTCAAACATCACAAGTAGCACCAAGCCCATCCGTGCCTATATCTGCGACACCTGCAATGGCATGCCAAAATCCATCTAGACCGTGGGTTCGGAGGTTGAGTCAAAAGCATCAGCTGAAGATTGTGGAAAATGTTGCAACGATTGTCTACCCATGTAAATCGAGATTCAAGGTTTAAAGGAAGAAATGAAGCGACACAATCAAAAGATAGATGAGGTGGCTCTACTACTAAGACAACTTGTGTTGAAGGCTGATGCAGACCTGTGTGTTGATGTTAATACTCTTGCATCAACAACCAAAAATAGTTGTATCTTTCATTTTAATTCACTACCTAAAATAGGTGACACCAAATTAGACAAGACATCATCCAAGTCAAGAAGACATTCCACCTCAAAACAAAAAGGAATATATGAGGATACACCCATTGATGTACCGGACAATAGCTCGGACCATTTGGCGTTTCATCATTCAAGGCATAAAAGGAAGACCTCATCAACTGGGATACCCAAACAAATTATCTTTGTGGAAAATGATAAGTTAAAAGTAGTTTACTTATCTTCGTTATGAACCTTGAGATTCTGTTTCATTTTGTCTTTGTACATTCTTTTGGATCCATAATTTCTTCTTAAATAGTTGTACCCTAACAGAGGGCTTTGTTCTTAGGCAAAGATGGGGTCAAAGTATCATAGCCCAAAATGAGCCATGATTGACACTCAAAAAACTAGTTCCTTAGCAAGCctaacaaatttaaatataaattaaacaagAAGTTACAAATAGTTTTAATAAATTTACAAGTACTAGAACGAATAGTCAcacattatttttaacaaaagcataaaataaattagtatagTTGGATCTTACTTGTGACATATAGAGCATATAATGTCTAGAAACACAAAAAGATTAAGTACTCATTGCGGATAATTTTTCTTGAATGGAAAGTCTCATATTCAACCatttgttcctgaaaaatatttaaaaaaaaaacagagtgaGTTTTGCAACCTAGCGACTAGACATTATATGTATAATCCACATTAGATcatataaacattattattaaagtaagtttatttaaaaaatagtaattTATACAAATAAGTGCATCAATAAACGGGTTCTCAGtatagaaatcaaatcaaatagtccACACTAAACGACTCCACCTTTAAGGATAGCCCTTTTCtatggcctacacgttaggctagcaatgtCCCTACTAGCTGAGATCTGAGTCAGATATATTTAAGTTAACATCATGACCGCCATTAACTATAGTTTtttaatacgagcctcccaaactaATTCAAAACATATCATTTTAAATACAACAaatctttgatctttcaaatacatcaaatcaaatcaaataatactttCTCATCAGAAATCCTTTTCAATCATACTATTAGTGGATAATTTAGATATACATAGAAATATTATATTTCTATGTATATCTAAATTAGCCATTAATACATACATTTTCAATCATaagaaatatcaaatatattttacAATTTCATAGTATATAAGTGAGTATTAATAATACTTCAATGTTTCAAAAACACATAGTCAAATAAAATCGAATATTCTAAAATAATGCAAAACTTCATCAAGTATGTATATAGTCTCGTGTGCAAATTGAAAATctaaatttcacaaaaataaatatttagttctaataaatccattattaaaatcaaattcaaatcttttgctGGTAACTTTATAAGTATAGATACAAATTCAAGCAACATATATCAAGATAATTATAGATGCAAaactaaataattataaatataaaacttACTCACAATTCGATCTCTTTAAGATCAAATTTAAATCCTTTGCTTGTAACTTTGTAAGTATAGACACAAATTCAAGTACATATATCAAACTAATTATAGATACAAaactaaataattataaatacaaaatcTACTCAACTCGATCCCAAAAGATCAAAAAGACGAACCCAGAGTATCAAAGTAAAGGTTGAAATTCAAAAGGGGGGGGGTTAAAGCTAAGGAAGCATCAAACAAAGGAGACAACAATAATGACGGAAGGCACCATCGGTTTCAACAGTAGCATTAAGACCATGGAAATCTTTTGTGGCAACATCTAGCAGCGTCACCATGCCATCAACAGTTGCAGCAGCAAGGGAAAAAGGGCATTCAGATTGAATTTCTGATCTATTTTTCAAAATCGATCTAATTCAAACTGCACaatgtgttataatattattattttattattatatttataattttacttattaatatgttcaatttgttatacatttttatattattcatgtattattattatttagtaaatattttatgttcaaaatgagatttatttatttatttatttattttaactaacctataattttatttaaaattttatattgagACTTGTTTTTTTTCCCCTAAGATAGACAATATTCATTTCATCATATAAAATGAGTACATTATTGTCGTCTGGTCCATACTTGGACAACAATTAATAAGAGAGGAATTTTCCAAAATTCCCTTACATCAAAACATAATAACCTAACCGGAAAAAGGAAAAGTCAATATAAATTACATTGCTGGACTAAAGAAAGCTAGTGAAAGAAATGAAAAGGTAGGGATTAGATTGCATGTCTGAACTAAAGAAAGCTAGTGAAATGAATTAGTGGAGTTTGTGCGTTTGATATTCAGAGTGAAGTTCATTAGCTTGAGCATACATTTGGTGAGGAGGAACGTCCTTTCCTTCAAAGACTTTAGCGTTTCTTCCTTTCCAGATTGTCCAAGTTAGCATAGCTGCCAATGCCAATTCCTTCCTTCCTTGCGATTGTCGTTGTGCAAGCTCACTCAATTTCGACCACCATCGCCACAGTTCTTGATTGTTGTTAACTATTGATGCCATGTTGATGTTGGATAATTGCCAAGTCTGATTTGCAAATGGGCAAATCACTAAACAGTGAAGAGTcgtctctccttctcctccacacCTAGGACACACGTCTTGTACATAGTGAAATCTG
Encoded here:
- the LOC112751735 gene encoding 1-aminocyclopropane-1-carboxylate oxidase homolog 1: MSVAGTGGVSKSYNRLQQLKSFDESKAGVKGLVDSGITKLPQIFIRPPEELAADNQTPSQFTIPVIDLKGVSGDRSKVVAAVREAAETVGLFQVVNHGVPLKVLEETLTAARQFHELPQEVKGEYYTRDKMKKVKYGSNFDLYRTRYANWRDTLLCVMGPDPLHPQELHLVCRDAIMEYSRQIKVLGSLLFGLLSEALGLNPEYLESIDCAKGHSILCHYYPPCPQPELTLGTTKHSDPGFLTILLQDHIGGLQVLWQNQWINVPPVHAALVVNIGDMLQLISNDKLKSVEHRVVANHRGPRVSVACFFTLDNPSQRIYGPIKELLSQDNPPLYRDTLLQDFNAYYYNKGLGGNSALYHFLLQR